Proteins from a single region of Labedella gwakjiensis:
- a CDS encoding ROK family transcriptional regulator has translation MTHSQPAPLTTTRVLPSARADGAGHLLGLIRSAQTATVSEMAAGLGASRSTVMVRLQALVDAGLVVAKAPANGARGRPATSYVFDPSSAALLAAQLGMTGCRLAVTDLAGEILGSRYIDVDLRLGPARLTADMIAAYDDILGELGREPSAVVGIGLGMPSSIEMLSYSRSLGVTGADWDDSGIIDELSRRYDAPAFVDLDVNLLALAERRTTWPDVEVFVCVKLGTLIDAAIVVNDTPIRGVGNAAGALGHLKVAGSVEPCTCGGIGCLDAVAGGGALVKQLQAAGFDITHVSDVIRLVNVGQPEALLAVREAGRRIGEALSTIVNLLNPAVISTWGYLTGAESVLFAGIREGLYQSALPRSSEDLQLIVTALGESAGVRGAAMRVIDEVLEPSTLDRSLESGRFPSRR, from the coding sequence ATGACCCACAGTCAACCCGCGCCCCTCACGACGACACGGGTCCTTCCCTCCGCGCGCGCGGACGGGGCGGGCCACCTGCTCGGCCTCATCCGCTCGGCACAGACCGCGACGGTCTCCGAGATGGCGGCTGGTCTCGGCGCATCCCGCTCCACAGTCATGGTGCGCCTCCAGGCCCTCGTGGACGCGGGGCTCGTGGTCGCGAAGGCCCCGGCGAACGGAGCACGGGGAAGACCGGCCACCTCGTACGTCTTCGATCCCTCGAGCGCCGCCCTCCTCGCTGCGCAACTCGGGATGACGGGCTGCCGACTCGCGGTCACCGACCTGGCCGGAGAGATCCTCGGTTCGCGTTACATCGACGTCGATCTCCGACTCGGACCCGCTCGACTCACAGCCGACATGATCGCGGCCTACGACGACATCCTCGGCGAGCTCGGTCGCGAGCCGTCTGCGGTCGTCGGCATCGGCCTCGGGATGCCGAGTTCCATCGAGATGCTGAGCTACTCGCGCTCGCTCGGCGTCACCGGCGCGGATTGGGACGACTCCGGAATCATCGACGAGTTGTCGCGCCGGTACGACGCGCCGGCCTTCGTCGACCTCGACGTCAATCTCCTCGCCCTGGCCGAGCGGCGCACGACCTGGCCGGACGTCGAGGTCTTCGTGTGCGTCAAGCTCGGCACCCTCATCGATGCCGCCATCGTGGTGAACGATACCCCCATCCGCGGTGTCGGGAACGCAGCGGGGGCGCTCGGACACCTCAAGGTCGCTGGATCGGTCGAACCGTGCACGTGCGGCGGGATCGGCTGCCTCGACGCCGTCGCGGGCGGAGGGGCGCTCGTGAAGCAGCTCCAGGCTGCCGGGTTCGACATCACCCACGTCTCGGATGTGATCCGCCTGGTCAACGTCGGCCAGCCCGAGGCACTGCTCGCCGTCCGAGAGGCGGGCCGCCGCATCGGGGAGGCCCTCTCGACGATCGTCAACCTCCTGAATCCTGCCGTCATCTCGACCTGGGGCTATCTCACGGGGGCCGAGTCCGTCCTGTTCGCAGGCATCCGGGAGGGGCTCTACCAATCGGCGCTCCCTCGTTCCAGTGAGGACCTCCAGCTGATCGTCACGGCTCTCGGCGAGTCGGCCGGTGTCCGCGGGGCAGCGATGCGTGTCATCGACGAGGTGCTCGAACCGTCGACGCTCGATCGCTCGCTCGAGTCCGGCCGCTTCCCTTCTCGCCGCTGA
- a CDS encoding DinB family protein has protein sequence MDTTSDKTVLLSYLRVRRRDLLAKLDGLSDYDVRRPLTPSGTNLLGLVKHVASCELDYFGVVFDRPTRSLPWMADDAEPESDMWVTEHESRESVVELHHYSARVSDATIEELPLDATGRVPWWPADRATVTLQQILVHMCVETARHAGHADILRELLDGALGNGAGDPNIAGRTAENWAAHRERIEKAAATFR, from the coding sequence ATGGACACCACGTCGGACAAGACGGTCCTGCTCTCCTACCTCCGCGTCAGGCGCCGCGACCTGCTCGCGAAGCTCGACGGCCTCTCCGACTACGACGTGCGCCGTCCGCTGACGCCGTCGGGGACGAATCTGCTCGGGCTCGTGAAACACGTCGCGAGTTGCGAGCTCGACTACTTCGGCGTCGTCTTCGATCGACCGACCCGATCGCTGCCGTGGATGGCCGACGACGCCGAGCCCGAGTCCGACATGTGGGTCACGGAGCATGAGAGCCGCGAGAGCGTCGTGGAGCTGCACCACTACTCGGCCCGCGTCAGCGACGCCACGATCGAGGAGCTCCCGCTCGACGCCACCGGCCGCGTGCCGTGGTGGCCGGCCGACCGGGCCACGGTCACCTTGCAGCAGATCCTCGTGCACATGTGCGTGGAGACCGCGCGTCACGCGGGGCATGCGGACATCCTCCGCGAGCTGCTCGACGGCGCTCTCGGCAACGGCGCGGGTGATCCGAACATCGCCGGGCGTACGGCCGAGAACTGGGCGGCGCATCGCGAGCGGATCGAGAAGGCGGCCGCCACCTTCCGGTGA